In Chryseobacterium oryzae, the genomic stretch AGATTTCTGCTTAATTTTTCCGAATAATTTTTCAAGCCATTCCAATGTATTCTTATCTCTTGCAGAACCGGAAAGTATGTTTCCGACAATTGCAGAAATGGTATCTGCAACCTCTTTTTTATAAAATTGACGAAGCTGTGGAATTTCCTGAAGTCCTAATACAACAGCAACTTTGTTACTTCGTGCCGTTGCAACGATATTGTCAATTTTATGAATATAGATTGTCGGAAATTCATCAGCTATAACTCCTCCAGGTAAATTATGTTTAGAATTGATCAGACGTAAAGTCCTATTAAGGATTGAAGAATACAAAGCTGAATTGATATCCTGCGTTGCAGGATCTGATGCCAAAATCATAATTGAGGGATTTTGTTTATCAGTTATTTTCAATTCTACTTCATCTCCTGAGAACACCCAGAAACTTTCCTTAGTTGCCAAGCGGGAAAGAAATATTTTCAATGTCCCAATCTGTCCTTCCAACTGATCGAAAGCTTTATTGTCATAAGCCGTTTTGAATGGAGAAAGCAAAGAAAAAATCTCTTCGTTCGTAAAAAGAGTATCAAAAATCTCTTTATAACTACGGTTCATAAAAGATAAGATATGTGGCAGATCCGAATATTTCCCATTCTCGAACGTGGCAAAAAAGTAGATACAGGATGACAGAAAGTTGATAGCTGATTGTGTAAAAAAAGCTTCTGAACCACCTCCAGAACTTGCTCCGCCCTTTTGTAATGATGACACCATTGATTCTGCCATTTCCTGAGCTTCCGCTAATGTTTGAATATATTTTTTATGAAATGCATTGACTCTTTTAGACTTTTCAACTTCGTTCAGATTAATGACGTGAAAACTATAATTGTATCCGGAGTCTTTACTCTTTTTCAGCAAATAATGGTAGTAAGCAATTTGAGCTAAATCTGGAAATTTAAAATCGTAAATACAAAGACAGAAACCTTTAGCAATCATTTGACGTATTGAAGGATTAATTATACCAAATGACTTTCCGCTTCCCGGTACTCCGATTACAATTGTACCTCGAAAAGGGTCTATGTTAATATAGCCATTATAGGTTTTGTTATTATATCGAAATCTGTAAGGAATATTAATAGAGGTTTCCGTATTGACTAGCTTTTTATTTTGATTAAAAGATTCCTCTTCCACATTCCATCGGTCTTTTCCCATCTTCTGCTGCATCAACTTTGAAATACTGTCTGCTCCCATCTGAAGAATGACTGCTCCTAAAAAAGAAAGGACAGCATAGATGACCTGGTAAAGATTAAGTCCCGGAAATATTTTTGGTAATGTGCTGCTTCCAGCTTCTTCTTGCCAACTCAATGACGAGAAAATCATTGCTAATCCAAGCACCATCGGAACAATGATTTCAGTGGCAATATTAAGGTCTCTCTTTTTCTTTGCCTTTGTTCCAATGGCAACAAGCCCTATAAGAATGACCGTTGCAATCTTTGCATTTATCGGTGGATAAATGAAACTCATTTTTGAAAAATTCTTCAATAAGTTCGAGATTACTGGAACGTCAGCATTCAGATAGAACAATGAAGCGCAATCCAATGCCACGACAGCATAAACAACTTTCTGTAGAAAGCCATAAATCTTTATTTGATGTTGTTGCTCTTGCATTTTCTTGTTAAAATTTAATATTTCGAGAATGATTAAATGGAAGTAACACTTTCGCTAGAATGTATCTGCTTTAAGGATGTC encodes the following:
- a CDS encoding type IV secretion system DNA-binding domain-containing protein, which produces MQEQQHQIKIYGFLQKVVYAVVALDCASLFYLNADVPVISNLLKNFSKMSFIYPPINAKIATVILIGLVAIGTKAKKKRDLNIATEIIVPMVLGLAMIFSSLSWQEEAGSSTLPKIFPGLNLYQVIYAVLSFLGAVILQMGADSISKLMQQKMGKDRWNVEEESFNQNKKLVNTETSINIPYRFRYNNKTYNGYINIDPFRGTIVIGVPGSGKSFGIINPSIRQMIAKGFCLCIYDFKFPDLAQIAYYHYLLKKSKDSGYNYSFHVINLNEVEKSKRVNAFHKKYIQTLAEAQEMAESMVSSLQKGGASSGGGSEAFFTQSAINFLSSCIYFFATFENGKYSDLPHILSFMNRSYKEIFDTLFTNEEIFSLLSPFKTAYDNKAFDQLEGQIGTLKIFLSRLATKESFWVFSGDEVELKITDKQNPSIMILASDPATQDINSALYSSILNRTLRLINSKHNLPGGVIADEFPTIYIHKIDNIVATARSNKVAVVLGLQEIPQLRQFYKKEVADTISAIVGNILSGSARDKNTLEWLEKLFGKIKQKSYSQSISQQGTTTSINEKMDFMIPAGKIAALKTGEMVGMIAQGNDNTTEEYKTSAIRGKINLDMKAIMEEEQNYPTMPNYYSFVDKKGINRKEEVLMTNFRKINKEVELIVKENIKE